The Drosophila nasuta strain 15112-1781.00 chromosome 2L, ASM2355853v1, whole genome shotgun sequence genome window below encodes:
- the LOC132784915 gene encoding cell death abnormality protein 1, whose product MKQELCLWLWLCLLGSSVALREHFCERNVSVSSMVPVNKQRTIVKQPSKWKFWKKAQEITETYATHEEQISYKVISECCPGYLQVATGLCEPICERGCPAFASCVAPQRCQCTAGYVSAISQRDNSHYCEPVCDSFCSDGSECVGPNTCACKEGYNAAPPVGDAVSAPCLPSCRLNNGCENGKCDEAADICVCNESYAWSTILHACIQIHFRPITEEQSVEQQEMTTIREQGIEEPSKPIVCEKGFVLYAGQCRAEFFESNELQVKHCRLTGCGAHQTCDESSGNCTCNIGYSKDEPKEGVTTLTCHRSILGDILSIDQAVDDEDEINFFTIPVLGFSSGFLFVLVVASLITRIRRGRHGGLENSESQPKEVLHCEFSQKTYDVDEFVP is encoded by the coding sequence ATGAAGCAAGAGCTCTGCTTGTGGTTGTGGCTCTGCCTCTTGGGCAGCAGTGTGGCACTCAGAGAGCATTTCTGTGAGCGGAATGTGTCCGTTAGCAGCATGGTGCCCGTGAACAAGCAACGCACCATAGTGAAGCAGCCCTCGAAATGGAAGTTCTGGAAGAAGGCGCAAGAAATCACCGAGACCTATGCCACACATGAGGAGCAGATCAGCTACAAAGTCATCTCGGAATGCTGCCCAGGCTATCTGCAAGTGGCCACCGGACTCTGCGAACCGATCTGTGAGCGAGGCTGCCCCGCTTTCGCCAGTTGTGTGGCGCCACAGCGTTGCCAGTGCACCGCAGGCTACGTCTCTGCCATTAGTCAACGTGACAACAGCCACTACTGTGAGCCAGTCTGCGATTCGTTCTGTTCCGATGGCAGCGAATGCGTCGGACCCAACACTTGTGCCTGCAAGGAAGGCTATAACGCAGCTCCACCCGTTGGCGATGCTGTGAGTGCTCCTTGTTTGCCCAGTTGTCGCCTGAACAATGGCTGTGAGAATGGCAAATGCGACGAGGCAGCTGATATCTGTGTCTGCAACGAGTCTTATGCATGGAGCACGATTCTGCACGCCTGCATTCAAATACACTTTAGACCCATAACCGAAGAGCAATCAGTGGAGCAGCAAGAGATGACCACGATCAGAGAGCAGGGCATTGAGGAGCCCAGCAAACCAATCGTCTGCGAAAAGGGATTTGTTCTCTATGCAGGCCAATGTCGTGCCGAGTTCTTTGAGAGCAACGAGCTGCAGGTGAAGCATTGCCGCCTCACCGGCTGTGGAGCACATCAGACCTGCGACGAGTCGTCGGGCAACTGCACCTGCAACATTGGCTACTCGAAGGATGAACCCAAGGAAGGCGTCACCACGCTCACGTGTCATCGCAGCATCTTGGGCGACATTTTGAGCATCGATCAAGCTGTTGATGACGAAGATGAGATCAACTTTTTCACAATTCCCGTACTCGGCTTCTCCTCTGGCTTTCTCTTTGTGCTCGTCGTGGCCAGCTTGATTACGCGCATCCGTCGTGGTCGTCATGGGGGATTGGAGAACTCGGAATCTCAGCCGAAGGAAGTGCTGCATTGTGAATTCTCGCAGAAGACTTATGATGTGGATGAGTTTGTGCCATGA